AAATTGTTCCAGCCGAAAACTTTATTCTTGTGAGTGCGGATCCGCGCCCCGTCGAATATGTGATTGTCGATGACAATGGCAGAGAAAGAACCGAGTGGCGGAAACCAGAAGCGGAGGTTGCGAATCTAAAAGCTCGAATCCTCGAGGTGTTAGAACATGACGGGATGGATCTCATCGCGCTGAACGCGGCCATGTACGCCGCTGATAAGACCGATCGCATTGCGAAGCTGCGGATCGATCTGCGGGACCGTCGAGCCAATCAAGCCATTTGGAGTTTTGCTGCAGCGAAAGCGCTGGCCGTTGCCGTAAATCCTGTGCCGATCGCCGATATTCTAGGTGGAAGCGCGGTGGATGTGACGATGGTCATTACGCTGGCCCACATCTACGGACTCGAAATGTCCTGGACTAATGCGCAAAAACTCGCCTTTTCAATTCTTGGCGCTGCCGGGATGGTTTTTGCTGCGGAGGTGGCCACCCATCTGGCAGCCGATGCGTTCAAAACGTTGACGCTCGGGGCGGGGACCGTGTTAACGGCAATACCGCAAGGAGCCGCTGCCGGATTCGGTTCCTACATCGTGGGAAATGCCGCAAAGTACTATTTCGAACATGGTGCGTCTTGGGGAGGGGAATCGCCGAAGCAAGTCGTTCGTCGAATTCTGGAAGAAACGGATAAACAATCGGTACTCGAGCATCTGCGACAAGAAATTAGCAGCAAATTAAAGCGGAATTTTTACTCTCCGAGCGAGAAAGGCTAGGTTCCAATCTCTTGAACCGATTTGGCCGATGACCTAGCCTACAAGGATCCAAGGCGTGGCTGACCAATAGATTGGTTTGAGCGAAACATTCGAAAGGTTTACGAAATGCCCATTTACGAATATGCCTGCAGCGACTGTCGGGAAACGTTTGAGCTGTTAGTTCGCGGGAATGAGCAGCCGTGTTGCCCCGAGTGCGAAAGCTTGCAGTTGGAAAAACAGTTGAGCGTACCAGCTGCATTGGGAAGTCATACAGCGAGCGATTTGCCGATGGCTGGAAATTGCGGTCGGCCCCAATGCGGTTCCGGTTGTATGGGACTCGAGGGCTAGGCTTCGTCGAAATCTCGAGTTGTCGGAAGTCGCTTCTTTTTCCGCGTTAGCTTTTCCAGCGAGAGGTTGCGTGCCAGGAATCAAATCAATGCCTCTGCCATCCACAGCAAAATTATGGTGGAAAAGGCGATGAAAATGATCGTGCCAATCAGCATTACGGCCCACGACAACCAAGAGAAATCCTCGAGCTGAATTTGTTAAAGCAGGCGTTGCACCGTTGCCAGGTAAATCGCCAAGGGAACGATCAGAAGCAAAAGTGCCGACAAGTCGAATTGTCGGATCGTCTGCTTGCGATTGACTAGCTTGATAGCGAAGAAGCTCGAGCAGGCTGCGTTGATGGCGGCTAATCCCGTGACGATTGGCAAAACGAGCCAGAAGCTCGACCTTGTCGCCTCCGCGAAAAGGCGGTCGATTAAGAGCAAATAGCTGACACCCAACAGGAATTTAATCAGGCGTGAGAACATGAGGTTTGCGTTGCAACAAGAATGGTTGCAGCCGAAGACTTCGGTAGCGAGCTGGTGTTTAGATCGTGTCGACTCAATCACGTTGATTGGCGAAGAGGAAAAAACGAAAGCGGCCGGATGATCCATCCGACCGCTTTTCCAATCGCTCCCAGATAGGTGGTTCTTAAGGGAAGATCACGAGACCGCCGACGAGGGCGGCGAGCTGCCAGCGAGCTCCCCTTGCACTGAGTGGTACGGCAGGTAACAGCCAAGGAGCACAGCTACCCGGTCGATAATATCCCAAAGAGTATTTGCATTCGGTTGGCGGTGTTACACCCATGTGGTAGGGCAAGAACAAGATGTTGCCGAAGAAGTGTGCACCGGAGAGAGCGGCTTGCTTCATCGGACCCGCCGAGTGACCGTAGCGTTCGAGTTGTACTTCCTGGAAGTAAAGCGGCTTGTGGCAAAGGGCCGAGGCCGTCCAGGTGAAAGTACTCATTGTCCAGTTTCGTGGTTCGTACTGGTTAGTTGCCGCACTGAACTCACTGGGCAATTCCCACCAGGCACTGACAAAGCAAAGATCAATGTTGCTCAGTGCGTACCAGGAAATCGATTCGATGGCACCGGTTGTCGTTTCAACATCCACTCGGCCATCGTTGTAATTAACCATCCGCCCCTTCGCCAACAAACGCCCATTGCGATCTCGCCATTCGCGTGACGGGGCGCGACTCATGTTCTGTTCGAGGATCCGATTGTTCTGTTGGATCGATTCGGTTGGCTGGATCTGGGGCGTAATGTCCAGTGAAATGGAACTGATCGGTGTATGTCGCATTTCGTCCCAGGCTTTCTGGAACAGTTGTTCCTCACTGGGGCAATTGCGGCCATTGTACTGATCTAGCAGCTGATTCGTCGGCGTTTGCAGGCTGAATTCATTGTCATCTTGTAGCGTGGAATCAAACTGAGGAATGAATGTGTTGTCCGGAACCGGCAATTCTTGAGAAGGCTGATTGGAGTCGTCCAGTTCGGGTAAGTTGAGGTCCGACTGTGTTGTC
This genomic stretch from Pirellulaceae bacterium harbors:
- a CDS encoding GTP-binding protein, translated to MNDSNKSTVSRYEQALASVQKAVEKFKGCTPEERERLRSDLFQLQDMEQKLTQGRVELVLFGEISTGKSALINALVGREVADVDVQGGWTKEAKVVPWHETEYVVPGLDGSELVLVDTPGINEVGDSDHDAIAKHAVRRGDIILFVSDSDINEVEFSAVMALAAVHKPILFVLNKTDLYSESDLQELVTQLRDRRLKEIVPAENFILVSADPRPVEYVIVDDNGRERTEWRKPEAEVANLKARILEVLEHDGMDLIALNAAMYAADKTDRIAKLRIDLRDRRANQAIWSFAAAKALAVAVNPVPIADILGGSAVDVTMVITLAHIYGLEMSWTNAQKLAFSILGAAGMVFAAEVATHLAADAFKTLTLGAGTVLTAIPQGAAAGFGSYIVGNAAKYYFEHGASWGGESPKQVVRRILEETDKQSVLEHLRQEISSKLKRNFYSPSEKG
- a CDS encoding zinc ribbon domain-containing protein encodes the protein MPIYEYACSDCRETFELLVRGNEQPCCPECESLQLEKQLSVPAALGSHTASDLPMAGNCGRPQCGSGCMGLEG